The sequence below is a genomic window from Lolium perenne isolate Kyuss_39 chromosome 4, Kyuss_2.0, whole genome shotgun sequence.
gtataatgataataaattttatcctccatagtaggtggcaccaaaataccactatcattataatcatcataaatgagaggcaaagtatcatcaaagaaaattttctcctcaaaacttgggggactaaaaatatcacaaccagcttccccaagcttagacttttccatagcattaaaaataatagtgttcaaagaattcatgttAAAAATAttactacaactattttgcaaacaaagtttcatgggttttttaattctctcttcaaacacatcatgtcctaattcaatataaagttcataaagatctctaattttgttgttgttttccattaagcctaactagtaaaaataaaaacaagagacaaaaagatataattgcagaatctaaaggaaatagcttcgagcactgacacaccggcaacagtgctaggaaatagccaccttttggggcttagggttgacggaatcctgtaggctaacatgagacatcggataccaaacaaacggggagagagatttacctaggttcgggaccctcgatgaggtaaaacccttacatcgTGCTTatttgatcttgattatcgaaaatATCGGGTTCCAATGGGGCAGCCGAAGGCTTGaactaagatctcgtcgagaggctaagatttcgtatgacctagctctagacttgcggtggttATGGCTAagttgattgtgtgtccctcggcagatcctctcctggcccttatattgtgagGTGGTTCAGCGCAGGCGGTGATGAAGAAGACATAGAACTCGATGGCATTTCTGCAAATCTTCATAGTGTCTTTTTTGCAAGATTTCTGGACCAAGTTGTAATGTCTTTTCTTTTTGAGGTCCTTTGTGTAAAATGTAAAATCACCGCGGATGAACGTATCTGGGTCCTTCGGGACCTCTCCCCGTTAAAAAAAAGTACGACGCTCACAATCTCTCCATTGCTTCGGCAGGAagactgttttcttttcttttcttccgtGCGGCTGCATAGGACTAGGCGTGATCATGCGCACAGTTCTTTTCGCTTTCCGTTCCGGTAGGAGAGGGTTTTTTCTCCGCGGGGCGGGAGGAAACGACGTACAAGTACGAACGAAAAACGGGTTTCAATTTAATTTTGGAGATGTACGTTGCAGTTGACTCATACGTATAAGCCGAGACTTCCAGCAAAACAATTAATTAAAAGGACGAACACTTGAAGAGCAGTACTGTTACGGCGCCGTCTACTCTAAGCTCATTTTGTGGGGCCCGCACTTCAGTGACCTGTGACTGTCACGGGATCGCTAGTGAATCTTGCCGTGCCCGTGACGATGCCGTCAAACTCCGCACTAGCACCCATCGTCCAGTGGGCCCACACTCCATCACCTTAACCCCACGCGGCAGAGATGACTGGAGGTcccgcccccgcccccgcccccgccgcCCGCTGACCCCCAACCTCCTCCGCCGGCGACCCCGATCCCTCCCGCCCGGCGAAATGGCGCCGTGGTGCCCAGCCGAATCTACCAAACCGGTCTTCGTCGGGATCTTCGGGGCCATCCTCGGCGGCTTCGCCGTCTCcgccctcttcttcctcctctctttctCCTCCCTCACCGCCCCCGCGCTCCCCTTTCCGGCCGTcaccaccaatctctccgctctctCCACTCCCTCTCAGCCGGAGACCATGTACAACCGCCCCATCTGGAAGCCCCCGCCGCGGGGGTCGCGGATGCCATCGCCGCGCGCGTTCCGCCTCACCCGCGACATGGTGCGCGCCCGCGCCCGCCACGGGGTCATCGTCGTCACCTTTGGCAACTACGCATTCATGGACTTCATCCTCACCTGGGTGCACCACCTCACCGGCCTCGGCCTCGACAACCTCCTCGTCGGCGCAATGGACACCAAGCTGCTCCGGGAGCTCTACCTCAGGGGCGTGCCCGTCTTCGACATGGGCAGCAGGATGGACACGGAGGACGCAGGCTGGGGGTCCCCCGCCTTCCACAAGATGGGGAGGGAGAAGGTGCTGCTCATCAATGAGCTCCTGCCCTTCGGCTACGAGCTGCTCATGTGCGACACGGACATGGTGTGGCTCAAGAACCCCTTGCCCTACCTCGCCCGCTACCCTCACGCGGATCTCCTCACATCCAGCGACCAGGTCATACCCACCGTCACCGACGACAGCCTGGAGAACTGGAGGCAAGGTAATTTACCTACACCTTCAAATGCTGCAATTCATTTTCACCATCCACTGCCCACCAAGACAGACATTGTGGTGCTGATTTTTATCTTTATCTCTTGATAGTTATGAGTTCAAAAAAGTTGGCATTTGTAACTTAAGAATATAATAGATTGCTATTTCTACATTCCACAGTCACCGGGGCATACAATATTGGTATTTTCCATTGGCGACCAACAGAACCTGCTAAAAGGCTGGCAAAAGAATGGAAGGACCTAGTCTTATCTGACGATAAGATATGGGACCAGAATGCTTTTAATGATCTTGTACACAAAGTTTTTGGACAACCTGTCCAAGGAGAAGATCAACTTGTGTATTCATATGATGGAAAACTGAAGCTTGGAGTCCTACCAGCAAGTATATTTTGCAGCGGCCATACCTACTTTGTGCAGGTAGGAGCTTTTTTTGTTTCAGTTTGGTAAGTAACCATCTTGAATGCCAATTTGTTGTGATAGTTTACATGTtctgctctttttttttttgttcttcaGATTTTTAGTTGGCATGTTCTGTTTTACCATTTTGCACTTAGAATTCATATAACTAACTGCTATTTATACTTCTCTTGATTTTCAGGGCATGTATCAGCAGCTTCGGCTAGAACCGTATGCTGTGCACACTACTTTCCAGTATGCAGGTACTGAAGGAAAGCGCCATAGATTACGTGAGGCAATGCTTTTCTTTGATCAACCACCTTATTATGATTCACCAGGTCTGTTCACTGTCTACCCTCACCATAAGTATTACCATAGTCAAACTTTGGGAATAGAGATCCGTGCTTACAACTCTTGGTGGCGTGTCCTGGCCTACATGTGCTTCTTCTGTATATGTTATCTCAAGCTTACTGGTCATCGTAGTTGCGCCATAGATGTTAAAATCGTATTAAAATAACCATGTATCCACATTTGATGACCCAAAATGGAGACAAGTCCGATTAATAATGTTATTGTAGCATTTTTACATCACAATTCAGTCCTGAAAGATTTTTCTTTTGCTTTATTCTAATTATTATTCTTTTAAAGCTTCACTGGTCGATGCATTTCCCTCAGAATGAATGAAAAATATAGTTTTACCATTCCTATTTCATCATGTACATAAATTATGTGATCTCACATTGCAGGAGGTTTCCTATCATTTAAACCTAATATTCCCAAGCAATTGCTGTTAGATGGTGCCCATACCGTTGAATCACATTTTCAATTGGTTAATTACCAGGTTTCATCTGCCATTATCTTTATTTCACCAATTTTCTGGTTGCACTTCTTTTGTTGAATTTTTTTATGCCTATTGCCTAATCGATCATTTGCTTGAAACTTTCCAGATGAAGCAAATAAGAACAGCATTGGCCGTGGCTTCCTTGTTAAAGCGGACCCTGGTCAGTGAAATTTCCTTTTGATAGTGAACAAAATGGAATAGTTCAAGGGGCTTATAGTAGCAATGTTTGTATTATTACCTTGTTTGTTGAGCTGTGTGCAAGCATGTGGATGATCCTTTTCTGACTACTGTTGGTACTTTTAGGTAATGCCTCCATTATGGTGCAGGCTTGATAGGATGTGGTTTGGACATCCCGGAGTTCTAGAAGGTACAATGACAAGACAACCTTTTCTCTGTCCAATGGATCATGTATTTGAGGTAATTATTCAAGGAGCAAAAATATTCTTTTATAATTTTACTTATACTCATATATATTCTGTCTGGAGGCATCAGTTGTCCTTTGTTCATTTTGTATGTTTTATGTTGAGTTGACTCAAAGGTAgtaatcatctttatgtaattggTTGTTTTACAAGTTACATTTTCCATTGAACTTGTCACAAATAGGTTCTTCCTTGGGTCAACGAAATTGGAGTATTGGAATCAGTATGGTTTACTATTTTTAAATGAAAGTGTGTTATCGTATGAGAATACAACACGGTAGAGTAGTATTTGTCCAAAAGGATAATTTTTTAATTCTGTCTTCTGGATAAAATTTCTGATTTTAGGAGCACATCCTTCTATGATCTGGTGGACCACTCGTGTGGCTACATCTGGCTGCTAAATGGCCTGGATAATCTTTCACACTTTGCCCCAAATAAAATCATAGAAACAGCAAGCAAGAAAACAACAGTTTTTGCATTAGTTGCTCAAATCATTTCTAGGGTTTCATCTTATACGTGTCAAATAAATTGGCTTGATAAGTTTCCCATATTTGAGAATTTCGGACACCATTTTTTGTTGAACCCAATCAGATGATACTATTGAAGCCCCTCAATCAGTCATCATCCAAGGTCTATCATTCTATAAAGCCTGCCATTCTGTGTTTCTGGTCCAAAATTAGGTTGCTTGGGGCCAAGTTACTTTATATT
It includes:
- the LOC127323306 gene encoding arabinosyltransferase XEG113; the protein is MAPWCPAESTKPVFVGIFGAILGGFAVSALFFLLSFSSLTAPALPFPAVTTNLSALSTPSQPETMYNRPIWKPPPRGSRMPSPRAFRLTRDMVRARARHGVIVVTFGNYAFMDFILTWVHHLTGLGLDNLLVGAMDTKLLRELYLRGVPVFDMGSRMDTEDAGWGSPAFHKMGREKVLLINELLPFGYELLMCDTDMVWLKNPLPYLARYPHADLLTSSDQVIPTVTDDSLENWRQVTGAYNIGIFHWRPTEPAKRLAKEWKDLVLSDDKIWDQNAFNDLVHKVFGQPVQGEDQLVYSYDGKLKLGVLPASIFCSGHTYFVQGMYQQLRLEPYAVHTTFQYAGTEGKRHRLREAMLFFDQPPYYDSPGGFLSFKPNIPKQLLLDGAHTVESHFQLVNYQMKQIRTALAVASLLKRTLVMPPLWCRLDRMWFGHPGVLEGTMTRQPFLCPMDHVFEVHIMLKDLPEEEFGAHIDFREYSFLENPSLPKQVKESFLEVQLCDGDSTSCSTANGTNEHRPLLLPRNSTEQTLLNVFSSYKNVKVIQFSSMVDAFRGFADAAVETRFRNRVKRYTGIWCCVELREIGHIYYDMYWDEKPGWKPHPPLTREEDHPPLS